From the Planktothricoides raciborskii GIHE-MW2 genome, the window AAAATCACCACAATTAAGTAAACTAGCATTTATTTTAACAACAATTAGATAGCCATTCGGTAGGGTGCGTGTTTGCTGGGGATAAGTTTTGGTCGATCGCAGATTAATTGAAAATCCAGCCGTAACGCACCGATGAGCAATTATTAATCTGGAAATCCGGTGCGTTACTTGCGCCCACCTTGGGTTGTGTCGTGAGGCAGAGGGCGCAAGCATTGCGCCCCTACATTAATGACCGTTATTTTTTGCCAAATAATCGGCATAAGTTTCATAACATCGCTGCATGAGTTGCTGAGGATGACCCCCAGTTTCAGCAATAATTTTAGATATTTCCTCTTCGCTAAAAGATACCGGGGTTGGGGCTAGACGCTGGGCAATAAAAGCCCGCGCTGTGGTTTCATCCCAGGGTTCTAGTTTGACTGGAATAAAAAGATTTTCAAAGGGCGAAAGCTTCCCTTGATCTTGATAGAGTTGATCTAAAGATTGACTAGAACCGAATACTAGACGCAAGGGGGCATTCATCCCTTCAGCTAAACCGCGTAGTTCCCCCGCGATTTTACCTTCGATAAATCCGTCCTCAGTCAATTTCTCTACTTTATCCATCACCAATAGCAGTTTTTTATTCTTCAATTCACGCTTTAGCCCAATTCCTCGATTTTCAGTAATTTCCAGGCGATCGCACAAATCCATGTAAAATTCATCCTCATTTTCCAACGATTGCAAATCCAAATATATCCCCTCACGAGGTTGCAGTAGTTGGCTTTTGGCTTCTCGGCAAATAGCCTGCAATACAGAAGATTTGCCAATACCTTTTTCTCCAACTACTGACACATGACTGCCACTATTTAGCAGTTCAAAAATATCTCTAATTTCTTTTTCTCGATTAAAGAATAACTTTGGGTCATCTACTCTCCCGGTAAGAGGGATAAACGGGTTACGGGGGTGGGGTGGAGAGTCGGTTTTATTATCTGTTTTTGTGACATTAGGGGCAGAATCCCCCCCCGCCCCCCTTGAAAAGGGGGGAGTAGAGTTGGCTTCTGTGACATTAAAGGCAGGATCCCCCCCCGCCCCCCTTAAAAAGGGGGGAGTAGAGTTAGCTTCTGTGACATTAGAGGCTAGATCCCCCCCAGCCCCCCTTGAAAAGGGGGGAGTAGAGTTGGCTTCTGTGACATTAGGGGCTAGATTACCCCCAGCCCCCCTTTTTAAGGGGGGAATAGAGTCTACTTCTGTGACATTATGGGCAGGATCCGCCCCCGCCCCCCTGAAAAAGGGGGGAGTAGTGAGGAGCATTTCCGGTTTATGTTGGGCAAAGAGCTTAAATAAGTCACTACGACGCGATCGCCGGTCTTTGGGAAAGTCACTATTAAGGTCAAGAACCCGGTAAATCCTTTCTATATGCTTTCTGACTGTAGGGGGTTGGATGCCCATGTTCTCGGCAATTTCCTCATCGGGTATCCCTTGCAACACCTGAGTCAGTACCTCGTGCAGCTTCGGGGTGAGTTGGGCGTATTTTTCCTCAAACTCTTGTGTATCCATAGATTTTGGTCTTTTATATGCGTTGATGTGAAATGAGGGGTGCTTTGTTCCTCTTCTATTGTACCCCCTGGACACGGACAACCTAAGTTTTCCCCGATGTAATATTTTTTAACAAAGCCGAAAAGCCTATATAGCAAAGAGTTTTTCTGCTTTTGTCACAAGGATTAGAAATTTTTTGCTGACTAGGGGTTGTCACTTACGCTTAATGTGACATAAAGTAGTAATGTCACAGAATGAGACAAAAACCAGGAGTTAACCCATGCAGCTATTTAACCCCTCGATCGAATACGGCCTCGACTTGGCCGCCGTGCGCCAAAGCTATCCGAAATTAATTGAACGCCCTTTTTGCTTTAGTGCCTATATGCCTGCGGATTATAACCCAGAAATTGAAGCGTTGAGCCACCAGCTAACCTTTCTGTTTGGTGGCACCAGTCGTTCCCTCATTCAAGGAACTTGGGGACAACCCATTGAATCAGAAGCCATTTCTAAAATCAATTGTTTCACCGATCGCCTCACCCTCGAAAAAAACCTTTCCGCAGCGATCGCTCACAGTTGCCATACGGCGAAGCTTTGCCGCCAAAAGTCGGTAGCGATGGAGATTTCTAGAAACAGCATTATGTGGGAATTTC encodes:
- a CDS encoding LuxR C-terminal-related transcriptional regulator, coding for MDTQEFEEKYAQLTPKLHEVLTQVLQGIPDEEIAENMGIQPPTVRKHIERIYRVLDLNSDFPKDRRSRRSDLFKLFAQHKPEMLLTTPPFFRGAGADPAHNVTEVDSIPPLKRGAGGNLAPNVTEANSTPPFSRGAGGDLASNVTEANSTPPFLRGAGGDPAFNVTEANSTPPFSRGAGGDSAPNVTKTDNKTDSPPHPRNPFIPLTGRVDDPKLFFNREKEIRDIFELLNSGSHVSVVGEKGIGKSSVLQAICREAKSQLLQPREGIYLDLQSLENEDEFYMDLCDRLEITENRGIGLKRELKNKKLLLVMDKVEKLTEDGFIEGKIAGELRGLAEGMNAPLRLVFGSSQSLDQLYQDQGKLSPFENLFIPVKLEPWDETTARAFIAQRLAPTPVSFSEEEISKIIAETGGHPQQLMQRCYETYADYLAKNNGH